The Lathyrus oleraceus cultivar Zhongwan6 chromosome 5, CAAS_Psat_ZW6_1.0, whole genome shotgun sequence genome includes the window CTTGTTTTAATTCGTTTTAATTCAAATATTTGATTTAGATTGTCTGTACAGATTTTGAGTACCCTTGTACTTGTTTTTTTTATTGAATGGCCTCTTTACTTattaaaaacaaattacttaTAAAAAAATATGATTCTTTTTTGAATTTAATGTGCGTTTATTAGAGGACTAAATGTTAAGATTAGAACTTAACTTTCAAATTGTTCGAGACATATCTGTCTCAGCCTCGCGTGAACTCCATCGActtaatttaattatttatttttgtcCAAAAAAAAAAACTTGGAAGCTTTCTTAAACCATCTTCCAAACAAGTTAACTTTCGTTAATTATTGCAATATTTAATTGAGAACTTGGAACATAGAATCATGCAAATATGCTTGTAAATTACTTAATATTATGCTCTAACCAAGAATTTAGTTGAATTGCACTCTCTCATTCAAACTTGCATTTGCAAGCAACTAACTTTCCCCTAAGATCATGGAGCATTTCACGATAAACTTTAGTTTAAATTCCACACAAAATTTCTCATAACTAACACACACACACGAGCAATAGTTCACCTTTTACTTTGAGTTTGAGAGAGAGAATTAACATGGCCAACAAAATCCTAAAGCTCACAATAATTCTCTCTATACTCATCTCTCTATCCTTGTTTGTTTCATCAAATGACGATGATAAAAGTCACCACGACATAGTAGAAGATGAAGACGAAGACGAAGAGGCACAAGACTTCTACATTGTGGACACTCCATTACAACATCATGGATCATCAAGAAGTAGATTCTTGGCAAGCATAATAAAGAAAGGAAGACGTTGTAATCTCGAGAGTAGTAATATATGCAATGGAGTTAGAGCAAACAAGGGAAAAGATTTGCTTTTTTGTTGCAAGAAACATTGTCGCAATGTTTTAAGTGACAAGAACAATTGTAATGTGTGTGGTCACAAGTGCAAGGAAGGTGAAAGATGTTGCAATGGAGTGTGTACCAATGTTTTGACAAATGTTCATCATTGTGGAAAGTGTAAGAACGAGTGTTCATCTGGTGCTCCATGTGGGAATGGCTTTTGTGGCTATGCATAAAATGAAGTTAATTCATTATTACAAGGTATAGGAATCAATAATAAACTATATATTATAAATTTGTATTTTTGAGatataaatatttatataaattTTAAGAAATCTGTTTCTTCAAGAAATAAAACAAGATTACTGGATTTATGGAAAGCAAAGTATACGTAGATTGCTGTTATTTAATCAAGTTTGATTTGATTTGctttatttaaaataaatttgtttttgttttctcTTTCATTCCCGTTCTTCTACTGAAGTTATAGTATTTCGTTTTTATATTActgttcttttttttttttcctTCTAATCTTATTGTTCTTATATATAACTATTTATTTCTTCTCTAACTGGTCAATTGATCCTAAATTATTAAAAACTAAAACTGAAAAGGTGAGGTTTATTTTAAAATACTACTTAAAACTTAAGACATGCCAAACATAATTTTGTTTTCTTAAACCATGTCTGGGCAGGTGTACAACCTGTACAACAAAAATCAGTTACATTATGGATTTTTCAATTACACCCAAATTTCAATAATATTAAGATTAAATAGTTTTGAttttgtatttttgtttttgGTCACAAAAAAGTATTGATGTGGAAAACCTATTGGTAGCATCAAAATAAATGAATATGTTTCATGGTCTAATGAAACACATACTCACCAAAGTTAAGCTTGGACTTGGTTCCAATTAGATAAATCATCTTGCCAAAGCAGGAGTGATGCTTGAACTGTGATTAGCGGGAGTCCAATTTGCCGCTCCTATCCTATTCAGAACAACATACTTAACACTCAATTTACCACAAGAAAATGATCATTTGTTGAACCATTGTTTCACTTGACCAACAATGACTTCCTTTGCTATATTGTCCATGGAAAGAACTTTTTCAGATTCAACTTACTTATTTCTTCCAAGATAAGCATCAATAATTGAGGATGAGAGTTTCACACATTACCTTCTAACATAGATCTTCCTATAATCTTGACTACCTTCAACATTGCAGTCAGACAGGTTCACAATGTACTCTTTGACGAGCTTTTCGTAGCACAGTCTAATATCTGAAATAATCTTTATCAATCATGCATCCTTCAACAAATTTATAACCTCTTTCCACTCAAGGACATTTTTTTCTCAGCTCTCTTTCATAAAAAATCTTTCTTTGATAAACAAATTTCCACTTTTGAACACTTG containing:
- the LOC127083164 gene encoding protein GRIM REAPER, producing MANKILKLTIILSILISLSLFVSSNDDDKSHHDIVEDEDEDEEAQDFYIVDTPLQHHGSSRSRFLASIIKKGRRCNLESSNICNGVRANKGKDLLFCCKKHCRNVLSDKNNCNVCGHKCKEGERCCNGVCTNVLTNVHHCGKCKNECSSGAPCGNGFCGYA